The proteins below come from a single Candidatus Dormiibacterota bacterium genomic window:
- the rplK gene encoding 50S ribosomal protein L11 — translation MAKKVVGKIGLQIPAGKATPAPPIGPALGPYSLNIMDFCKQYNERTAAQAGMIIPVEITVFEDRTFTFITKTPPASFLIKQAAKIESGSKEPNRNKVGKLTHAQLEEIAKIKMPDLNANEIEAAKKIIAGTARSMGVEVEG, via the coding sequence ATGGCAAAAAAGGTCGTAGGAAAAATCGGCTTACAGATTCCGGCCGGCAAGGCGACGCCCGCGCCGCCGATCGGTCCAGCGCTTGGCCCGTATAGCTTGAACATCATGGATTTCTGCAAGCAGTACAACGAACGTACCGCAGCGCAGGCGGGGATGATCATCCCCGTCGAGATCACGGTCTTTGAGGACCGGACGTTCACCTTCATTACGAAGACGCCGCCGGCGTCGTTCCTGATCAAGCAGGCGGCAAAGATCGAGTCGGGGAGCAAGGAGCCCAATCGTAACAAGGTCGGCAAGCTAACGCACGCGCAGCTCGAAGAGATCGCGAAGATCAAGATGCCCGATCTCAACGCGAACGAAATCGAAGCTGCAAAGAAGATCATCGCGGGGACGGCGCGCTCGATGGGCGTCGAGGTGGAGGGCTAG
- the nusG gene encoding transcription termination/antitermination protein NusG: MHTYSGYENKVKANLERRIHSMGMQDKIFRVLVPMEDEVEFKDGKRKITPKKVFPGYVLVEMVMDDQSWFVVRNTQGVTGFVGSPGPGEKPVALQEKEVKTILKQMGIEAPKLKIDFKKGDRVKVTSGPFFDFTGIVDDIQPEKERLRALISIFGRETPVELEFFQVEKV, from the coding sequence GTGCACACGTACTCCGGTTACGAAAACAAAGTCAAGGCGAATCTCGAGCGCCGTATCCACTCGATGGGCATGCAAGACAAGATCTTCCGCGTGCTCGTTCCGATGGAAGACGAAGTCGAGTTCAAAGACGGCAAGCGCAAGATCACGCCCAAGAAAGTCTTCCCTGGCTACGTCTTGGTCGAGATGGTCATGGACGATCAATCGTGGTTCGTCGTACGCAACACGCAAGGCGTGACGGGCTTCGTGGGCAGCCCCGGACCCGGCGAGAAGCCGGTTGCGCTGCAAGAGAAAGAAGTCAAAACGATTCTGAAGCAGATGGGCATCGAAGCTCCGAAGCTCAAGATCGACTTCAAGAAGGGCGATCGCGTGAAGGTGACGTCCGGTCCATTCTTCGATTTCACGGGCATCGTCGACGACATCCAGCCGGAGAAGGAGCGCCTGCGCGCGCTGATCTCGATCTTCGGCCGCGAAACGCCCGTCGAGTTAGAGTTCTTCCAGGTAGAGAAAGTCTAA